In the Pseudonocardia cypriaca genome, one interval contains:
- a CDS encoding alpha/beta fold hydrolase, whose amino-acid sequence MSPKKSTIVRIFTWGERWAPAVATRIATRIWFRIPPPIPRDRLPALPPGAATALELRGRPLHVVTWGVGEPVYLVHGWGGRSEQLGGLVAPLVAAGHRVVCFDGPGHGTSPGPRSTTIPELADALRAVVAEHGRPHAVIAHSLGAAVTAHAVRNGLRPRALVLLAPTADPRRVLDHFVHRIGAGPRVRAGVERAVARRVGLPWEAFHVPSLHRSVPVPPTLVVHDADDREIGPEHGRAIADVWPGARLLQTEGLGHRRLLRDPGVIDEAVRFVADARSVRRPA is encoded by the coding sequence GTGTCGCCGAAAAAAAGCACGATCGTTCGTATCTTTACGTGGGGTGAGCGGTGGGCTCCGGCCGTCGCGACCCGGATCGCGACCCGCATCTGGTTCAGGATCCCGCCCCCGATCCCGCGGGACCGGCTGCCCGCACTCCCCCCGGGCGCGGCCACCGCGTTGGAGCTGCGCGGGCGCCCGTTGCACGTGGTCACCTGGGGTGTGGGCGAGCCGGTGTACCTCGTGCACGGCTGGGGCGGGCGGTCCGAGCAGCTGGGCGGGCTCGTCGCGCCGCTGGTCGCCGCCGGGCACCGGGTGGTCTGCTTCGACGGGCCCGGCCACGGCACGTCGCCCGGGCCGCGCTCGACCACGATCCCGGAGCTCGCCGACGCGCTGCGCGCCGTGGTCGCCGAGCACGGCAGGCCCCATGCCGTGATCGCCCACTCGCTGGGCGCGGCCGTCACCGCCCACGCCGTGCGGAACGGGCTGCGGCCCCGGGCGCTCGTACTGCTCGCCCCGACGGCGGACCCGCGCCGGGTGCTCGACCACTTCGTGCACCGGATCGGTGCGGGCCCGCGGGTGCGGGCCGGCGTCGAGCGGGCGGTGGCGCGGCGGGTCGGGCTGCCGTGGGAGGCGTTCCACGTGCCGTCGCTGCACCGCTCGGTGCCCGTGCCGCCCACGCTCGTGGTGCACGACGCGGACGACCGGGAGATCGGCCCCGAGCACGGCCGCGCGATCGCGGACGTCTGGCCCGGCGCCCGGCTGCTGCAGACCGAGGGCCTCGGCCACCGCAGGTTGCTCCGCGACCCCGGTGTGATCGACGAGGCCGTCCGCTTCGTGGCCGACGCGCGCAGCGTGCGGCGGCCGGCATGA
- a CDS encoding GNAT family N-acetyltransferase yields the protein MSCFACSAPVVHPLDRARAEAAVDAVFAGLSPRSRYLRFHSPVPRLPESVRARLVDIDGTRHAAVVAEVKGGGVIGMAQLFGPGHGTADVAVAVVDAWQRRGIGKRLLTAVGALAEQIGYTQLRGSILPENVAMQRLARSVLPWIRPWFDGETVQFTAPIGPAAWTVTDEDLVADLMR from the coding sequence ATGAGCTGCTTCGCGTGCTCGGCGCCCGTCGTCCACCCGCTGGACCGGGCCCGGGCCGAAGCCGCCGTCGACGCCGTGTTCGCCGGCCTGTCCCCGCGCAGCCGCTACCTGCGCTTCCACTCCCCCGTGCCGCGACTGCCGGAGTCGGTGCGGGCGCGACTGGTCGACATCGACGGCACCCGCCACGCCGCCGTCGTCGCCGAGGTCAAGGGCGGGGGTGTGATCGGCATGGCGCAGCTGTTCGGGCCCGGCCACGGCACGGCGGACGTCGCCGTGGCGGTGGTCGACGCCTGGCAGCGGCGCGGGATCGGCAAGCGGCTGCTCACCGCCGTGGGCGCGCTCGCCGAGCAGATCGGCTACACGCAGCTGCGCGGCTCGATCCTCCCGGAGAACGTGGCGATGCAGCGGCTGGCCCGCAGCGTCCTGCCCTGGATCCGGCCGTGGTTCGACGGGGAGACGGTGCAGTTCACCGCCCCGATCGGCCCGGCGGCCTGGACGGTGACGGACGAGGACCTGGTGGCCGACCTGATGCGCTAG
- a CDS encoding DUF397 domain-containing protein — protein sequence MRDDELRWFTSSFSGGNGEGCVEVAFLPAGVAVRDTKDRALAPHRYPAVSWAEFLAGVRAGEFATL from the coding sequence GTGCGTGACGACGAGCTCCGCTGGTTCACGAGCAGCTTCAGCGGTGGGAACGGCGAGGGGTGCGTCGAGGTGGCGTTCCTGCCCGCCGGGGTGGCGGTGCGCGACACCAAGGACCGCGCCCTGGCCCCGCACCGCTACCCGGCCGTCTCATGGGCTGAGTTCCTCGCCGGCGTCCGAGCGGGCGAGTTCGCCACCCTGTGA
- a CDS encoding helix-turn-helix domain-containing protein has protein sequence MVRRRMLAKQLKLLREQAGLTLEEAAPRLDFSMSRLSRIENAQVRIDVHWVRGMLDLYDVGGGRWSELVELAREANQPGWWKAYGLGDTSYIAFETEATRVHIFSLGYVTGLLQTGDYARALMVAVPVQRTAEQLDNEVAARVYRQQRLTSADNPLDLVTVIDESALHRTVGGPDVLRAQLDRLMTLAGLDTVALHVLPASAGAHAGLASGFTILHFGDLGEPDMAYVEHSLGALSLDKAGDVARAKLTFERVLSDALDPAESLALIRRLAGR, from the coding sequence GTGGTCAGGCGGCGGATGCTGGCGAAGCAGCTCAAGCTGCTGCGCGAGCAGGCCGGGCTCACCCTGGAGGAAGCGGCGCCCCGGCTCGACTTCTCGATGAGCAGGCTGAGCCGCATCGAGAACGCCCAGGTCCGCATCGACGTCCACTGGGTGCGGGGGATGCTCGACCTGTACGACGTCGGCGGCGGCCGGTGGAGCGAGCTGGTCGAGCTGGCCCGGGAGGCCAACCAGCCGGGGTGGTGGAAGGCCTACGGGCTCGGCGACACCAGCTACATCGCCTTCGAGACGGAGGCGACGCGCGTGCACATCTTCAGCCTCGGCTACGTCACCGGTCTGCTGCAGACAGGTGACTACGCCCGGGCGCTTATGGTCGCGGTGCCTGTGCAGCGCACCGCCGAGCAGCTCGACAACGAGGTAGCTGCCCGCGTCTACCGCCAGCAGCGGCTGACCTCGGCGGACAATCCGCTGGACTTGGTGACGGTGATCGACGAGTCGGCACTTCACCGGACCGTGGGCGGGCCCGATGTCCTGCGAGCGCAGCTGGACCGCCTCATGACGCTCGCCGGCCTGGACACGGTGGCGTTGCACGTGCTGCCCGCGTCCGCGGGCGCGCACGCGGGCTTGGCCTCGGGCTTCACGATCCTGCACTTCGGGGATCTCGGTGAGCCGGACATGGCATACGTCGAGCATTCCCTCGGTGCTCTGAGTCTTGACAAGGCCGGAGATGTCGCGCGGGCTAAGCTCACATTCGAGCGTGTGCTGTCCGATGCGCTCGACCCGGCCGAGTCGCTCGCGCTGATCCGCCGCCTGGCCGGGAGGTGA
- the pucL gene encoding factor-independent urate hydroxylase produces the protein MTTTGSIVLGANQYGKAENRLVRIYRETARHEIRDVTVSTALRGDFADAHLHGDQAKVLPTDTQKNTAYAFAKEHGLHAVEEYALTLARHFVDDVEPVRGARISVDEHAWERVPVGGEAHDHTWVRRGPEVRTCVVDVSDEGTEVVSGLRDLVLLKSTGSEFHGFLKDRYTTLPETDDRIMSTALVAQWRYSGLDVDWDKTWADARRILLEKFATVHSLALQQTLWEMGRGVLEAHPEIAEISLQAPNKHHFTVDLSPFGLENPNEVFYAADRPYGLIEATVTRS, from the coding sequence ATGACAACAACAGGGTCGATCGTCCTGGGCGCGAACCAGTACGGGAAGGCGGAGAACCGCCTCGTCCGGATCTACCGGGAGACCGCGCGGCACGAGATCCGCGACGTCACCGTGTCCACGGCGCTGCGCGGCGACTTCGCCGACGCCCACCTGCACGGCGACCAGGCCAAGGTGCTGCCCACCGACACCCAGAAGAACACCGCGTACGCCTTCGCGAAGGAGCACGGGCTGCACGCGGTCGAGGAGTACGCGCTCACCCTGGCCCGGCACTTCGTCGACGACGTCGAGCCGGTGCGCGGCGCCCGCATCTCCGTGGACGAGCACGCGTGGGAGCGGGTGCCCGTCGGTGGGGAGGCCCACGACCACACGTGGGTGCGTCGCGGCCCCGAGGTGCGGACGTGCGTGGTCGACGTCTCCGACGAGGGCACCGAGGTCGTCTCGGGCCTGCGTGACCTGGTGCTGCTCAAGTCGACCGGCTCGGAGTTCCACGGCTTCCTCAAGGACCGCTACACCACCCTGCCCGAGACCGACGACCGCATCATGTCGACGGCCCTGGTCGCGCAGTGGCGCTACTCGGGCCTCGACGTGGACTGGGACAAGACCTGGGCCGACGCCCGCCGCATCCTCCTGGAGAAGTTCGCAACCGTGCACTCGCTCGCCCTCCAGCAGACCCTCTGGGAGATGGGCCGCGGCGTGCTCGAGGCGCACCCTGAGATCGCCGAGATCAGCCTGCAGGCGCCCAACAAGCACCACTTCACCGTGGACCTGTCGCCGTTCGGCCTGGAGAATCCCAACGAGGTGTTCTACGCGGCCGACCGCCCGTACGGGCTGATCGAGGCCACGGTCACCCGCTCCTGA
- the uraH gene encoding hydroxyisourate hydrolase: MTLSTHVLDASRGTPASGVAVRLATTDGHELASVVTDADGRVRELAAELTAGDYRLTFATGEYFAASGQEGFYPEVVVTFTVTDPGQHHHVPLLLSPYAYSTYRGS, encoded by the coding sequence ATGACCCTCTCCACCCACGTCCTCGACGCGTCCCGCGGAACGCCGGCCTCCGGCGTCGCCGTCCGGCTCGCGACCACGGACGGCCACGAGCTCGCCTCCGTCGTCACCGACGCCGACGGGCGCGTCCGGGAGCTCGCCGCCGAGCTCACGGCGGGCGACTACCGCCTCACGTTCGCCACGGGGGAGTACTTCGCGGCGAGCGGCCAGGAGGGGTTCTACCCCGAGGTGGTCGTCACCTTCACCGTCACCGACCCGGGACAGCACCACCACGTGCCGCTGCTGCTGTCCCCGTACGCCTACTCGACCTACCGCGGGAGCTGA
- the uraD gene encoding 2-oxo-4-hydroxy-4-carboxy-5-ureidoimidazoline decarboxylase, translated as MTLDEWNALDAAAAERELRQVCAVPRWAREVAASRPHPDVASLQAMAEVTLTDADLDEAMAGHPRIGDRNAGGASAREQCGVAGADAAVLAALADANRAYEQRFGHVYLVCATGRSAQELLDILRARLGNDPATERAVALAELAAINRLRIARMFAEDAA; from the coding sequence ATGACCCTGGACGAGTGGAACGCCCTCGACGCGGCCGCCGCGGAGCGCGAGCTGCGCCAGGTGTGCGCGGTGCCCCGGTGGGCGCGGGAGGTGGCCGCGAGCCGGCCGCACCCGGATGTCGCCTCGCTGCAGGCGATGGCCGAGGTCACGCTCACCGACGCCGACCTGGACGAGGCGATGGCCGGCCACCCCCGCATCGGGGACCGCAACGCAGGCGGCGCGTCTGCGCGCGAGCAGTGTGGTGTGGCCGGTGCAGACGCCGCCGTGCTGGCCGCGCTCGCCGACGCCAACCGCGCCTACGAGCAGCGCTTCGGGCACGTCTACCTGGTGTGCGCCACCGGCCGCAGCGCGCAGGAGCTGCTCGACATCCTGCGCGCCCGGCTCGGCAACGACCCCGCCACCGAGCGGGCCGTCGCGCTCGCCGAGCTGGCGGCGATCAACCGGCTGCGCATCGCGCGCATGTTCGCGGAGGATGCGGCATGA
- the uraD gene encoding 2-oxo-4-hydroxy-4-carboxy-5-ureidoimidazoline decarboxylase: MPRRTHPVDEVLPVGKLAVYGFQHVLAFYAGAVIVPILLAGAIGLSDRELIHLINADLFTCGIASIIQAAGFWKIGVRLPLLQGVTFTAVSPMIAIGLAAGGGTDGLLVIYGAVIVAGLATFLIAPFFGRLIRFFPPVVTGSVILIIGLALLPVAALDAVGGGSDPQPGNIRHLAYALGTLAVIVAIQRLFRGFMATVAVLIGLVLGTFVAWLLGDAHFDAVSESAWVGVTTPFHFGWPQFSLAAIVSMIVVMLITAVETTGDVFATGEIVDKRVGREDVTRALRADGLATTIGGVLNSFPYTCFAENVGLVRLTQVKSRWVVVAAGGFMIVLGLLPKAGAVVAAIPHPVLGGAALAMFATVAVVGIQTLSRVDFHDHRNVVIVGTSVGLAMFVTAQPAVATAVPGWAQIVFGSGITLGSITAIVLNVAFHHVGRGRGPAVAGTPGAGAVRLEQVNRMSRDEFVATFGRLFQGSAITRAAIAGRAYDRRPFADTANLRAAFQEALFSAPPDEQRALMAAYPDLGADRVADGEEGEDSVRDQASAGLTRLADEEHEELAELTAAYRERFGFPLIVCVRDSGSSERVLTEGRQRLGNSPAQEHAAALIEIAKVANHRFADLVAGANPIATARTRAFGR; encoded by the coding sequence ATGCCGCGACGTACCCACCCCGTCGACGAGGTCCTGCCCGTCGGAAAGCTCGCCGTCTACGGGTTCCAGCACGTGCTCGCGTTCTACGCGGGCGCGGTGATCGTCCCGATCCTGCTGGCAGGCGCGATCGGCCTGTCCGACCGCGAGCTGATCCACCTGATCAACGCCGACCTCTTCACCTGCGGGATCGCCTCGATCATCCAGGCCGCCGGGTTCTGGAAGATCGGCGTGCGGTTGCCGCTTCTGCAGGGCGTCACGTTCACCGCGGTGTCGCCCATGATCGCCATCGGGCTCGCGGCGGGTGGTGGCACCGACGGGCTGCTGGTGATCTACGGCGCGGTGATCGTCGCAGGGCTGGCGACGTTCCTGATCGCGCCGTTCTTCGGCCGCCTGATCCGGTTCTTCCCGCCGGTCGTCACCGGCTCGGTCATCCTGATCATCGGGCTGGCGCTGCTGCCGGTGGCCGCGCTGGATGCCGTGGGCGGCGGCTCCGACCCGCAGCCGGGCAACATCCGCCACCTCGCCTACGCCCTCGGCACGCTCGCCGTGATCGTCGCGATCCAGCGGCTGTTCCGCGGGTTCATGGCCACGGTCGCCGTGCTGATCGGGCTCGTGCTCGGCACGTTCGTGGCGTGGCTGCTCGGGGACGCTCACTTCGACGCCGTGAGCGAGTCGGCCTGGGTCGGTGTTACCACCCCGTTCCATTTCGGGTGGCCGCAGTTCAGCTTGGCCGCGATCGTGTCCATGATCGTGGTCATGCTCATCACCGCGGTGGAGACCACCGGGGACGTGTTCGCCACCGGCGAGATCGTCGACAAGCGCGTCGGGCGCGAGGACGTCACCCGCGCCCTGCGCGCCGACGGCCTCGCCACCACGATCGGCGGCGTCCTCAACTCCTTCCCCTACACCTGCTTCGCCGAGAACGTCGGCCTGGTCCGGCTCACCCAGGTCAAGAGCCGCTGGGTGGTCGTCGCCGCGGGCGGGTTCATGATCGTGCTCGGGCTCCTGCCCAAGGCGGGTGCGGTCGTGGCCGCGATCCCGCACCCGGTGCTGGGCGGCGCGGCGCTGGCCATGTTCGCGACGGTGGCCGTGGTCGGAATCCAGACGCTGTCCCGCGTCGACTTCCACGACCACCGCAACGTCGTGATCGTCGGCACGAGCGTGGGGCTCGCCATGTTCGTCACGGCCCAGCCGGCCGTGGCGACCGCGGTGCCCGGGTGGGCGCAGATCGTGTTCGGTTCCGGGATCACGCTCGGCAGCATCACGGCGATCGTGCTCAACGTGGCGTTCCACCACGTCGGACGTGGTCGCGGGCCGGCCGTGGCGGGCACCCCGGGCGCGGGTGCGGTGCGGCTGGAGCAGGTCAACCGGATGAGCCGCGACGAGTTCGTCGCCACCTTCGGGCGGCTGTTCCAGGGCAGCGCCATCACGCGTGCAGCCATCGCGGGCCGCGCCTACGACCGGCGGCCGTTCGCCGACACCGCGAACCTGCGCGCCGCGTTCCAGGAGGCGCTCTTCTCCGCGCCGCCGGACGAGCAGCGCGCGCTCATGGCGGCCTACCCGGACCTCGGGGCCGACCGGGTCGCCGACGGTGAGGAGGGCGAGGACTCCGTGCGCGACCAGGCGAGCGCGGGGCTCACCCGGCTCGCCGACGAGGAGCACGAGGAGCTCGCGGAGCTGACCGCGGCGTACCGGGAACGGTTCGGGTTCCCCCTGATCGTCTGCGTGCGCGACTCCGGGTCCAGCGAGCGGGTGCTCACCGAAGGGCGGCAGCGGCTGGGGAACTCCCCGGCGCAGGAGCACGCCGCGGCGCTGATCGAGATCGCGAAGGTGGCCAACCACCGGTTCGCGGACCTCGTCGCGGGAGCCAACCCGATCGCCACCGCGCGCACGAGGGCGTTCGGCCGATGA